The genomic region GGCTGGCCTTTCTGCACCGGGAAGTGGGCCGGGGCTGGCCGGACGTCTCGGACGAGGCCCTCGCCGGGCACCCCGACGCCTGGCTGGAACCCGAACTGTCCAGGGCACGGCGGAGAGCGGATCTGGCGCGGATCGACGCCGGACAGGCACTCGACCGGCTGCTGCCCTGGGCGACCGGTGAGGCGGCGCGGCTGGACGAGCTGGCGCCCGAGCGGTACGAGGTGCCGAGCGGGTCACGGATCCGGCTCGACTACGGGGGCGCGCAGCCGGTGCTCGCGGTGAAGCTCCAGGAGATGTTCGGTCTCGCCGAGACCCCGGCCGTCGCAGGGGTGCCGGTGCTGGTGCATCTGCTGTCCCCGGCCGGGCGGCCCGCCGCCGTGACCGCGGACCTGGCGTCGTTCTGGCGCGAGGGGTACCGGTCCGTACGGGCGGAGCTGCGCGGGCGCTACCCGCGCCATCCCTGGCCGGAGGACCCTTCGGCGGCGGAGCCCACGCGGTACACGAAGGCCCGCCAGAACGGGAGTCGGTAACCCTTCACGCGTTGACCGGCACGGGGTCCGGGAGGTGCGACCCGGACGGGTCCGGATCCCCGGGCCTGCGGCTGCGGGCCTCCAGGAGCAGCGCGAGCGCCAGCAGGCAGATCCCCAGGCCCAGGAACCCCCAGGGGAGGTAGGAGGTCAGCAGCAGCACCAGCAGGCGGTTGGACTTGACCAGGGCGACCGTGGCGTCGACGTAGTCCGGGCGCATCTTCACATCACCGGCGAACACGGTGACCTTCGCCCGGCCCCCCAGCAGGGTCCCGCCGCGCAGCTCCTCCTTGTGGAGCTCCTCACCGTTGACGGGGGCGCCGGTGACCGGGTCGACCCAGAACATCCGCTTCGTGGTGTACCAGCGGGTGGTACCCGTCTTCGCCACGGACTCCGCGGTGATGCCCTTGACGGGCATCTTCTTGGGCAGCGGAACCTTGGTCCACGGGACCGTCTGCTCGAAGTAGTAGACGTCGAGGCCGTGGAACTTCACGGTGCCCTTGTAGTGGATCGGGGCGGACGTCCGGGACTGCGCGTCGAAGTACTCGTAGTCGCGCTTCTGGGTCAGGAAGGGCCACTTGTACTCGATGCCCGTACGGATGACCGGGTCGCCGTCGACCATCTCGCCGGTCGCGTGCACCGGTGCCTGGCTGTGCGCGTCGAAGATGTAGCGCTCGGGGATCTCCGAGACCATTTTCCCGTCGGGCCCGG from Streptomyces sp. NBC_01267 harbors:
- a CDS encoding DUF3068 domain-containing protein; its protein translation is MRRKASLVLLAFAVFCAAMSPLLRWYAFPRLAKIPANQYQEEVLQAKPATLIDYGTMQAKKVPEVTIVQTLKGNVEESDRIEQSAGRDVVVWDTLSYIAGPDGKMVSEIPERYIFDAHSQAPVHATGEMVDGDPVIRTGIEYKWPFLTQKRDYEYFDAQSRTSAPIHYKGTVKFHGLDVYYFEQTVPWTKVPLPKKMPVKGITAESVAKTGTTRWYTTKRMFWVDPVTGAPVNGEELHKEELRGGTLLGGRAKVTVFAGDVKMRPDYVDATVALVKSNRLLVLLLTSYLPWGFLGLGICLLALALLLEARSRRPGDPDPSGSHLPDPVPVNA